Proteins found in one Oryza glaberrima chromosome 4, OglaRS2, whole genome shotgun sequence genomic segment:
- the LOC127769319 gene encoding agamous-like MADS-box protein AGL80: MAHKKVKLQRIIIDVKRRVTFMKRLKGLTKKVSEFATLFLMVYGEVEVQATMVWPSVWEATRVLEHFKAMPHLDRYKKMTDLERILNEQVDKLKEQLHKVGHDANESETKLLLIEAINGRRPSLEGLTIEQITSLGWMANARLKIVNDRLKKLHEEGLIPASVSLSGTEVPTQREGWLMDVARGIGSMGYNRFRGSSGSGTAGYNGDMA, from the coding sequence ATGGCTCACAAGAAGGTGAAGCTTCAGCGGATCATCATTGATGTGAAGCGGCGGGTGACATTCATGAAGCGTCTCAAGGGCTTGACGAAGAAGGTTAGTGAGTTCGCAACACTATTCCTCATGGTGTACGGTGAGGTTGAGGTGCAAGCAACGATGGTTTGGCCATCGGTGTGGGAGGCGACCAGAGTTCTCGAGCACTTCAAAGCCATGCCGCATCTGGACAGATACAAGAAGATGACAGACCTAGAGCGCATCCTCAACGAGCAGGTCGACAAGCTCAAAGAGCAGTTGCACAAGGTGGGACACGATGCTAATGAAAGCGAGACCAAGCTACTCCTCATTGAAGCCATCAATGGCCGCCGCCCGAGCCTCGAGGGTCTCACCATCGAGCAGATTACCAGCCTCGGATGGATGGCAAATGCACGCCTCAAGATTGTCAATGACCGCCTCAAGAAGCTCCATGAGGAAGGCCTCATACCAGCATCCGTGTCATTGTCGGGCACGGAGGTACCAACCCAGAGGGAGGGATGGCTGATGGATGTTGCAAGGGGCATTGGCTCAATGGGGTACAATCGGTTCAGAGGTAGTAGCGGAAGCGGCACTGCTGGATACAATGGTGACATGGCTTAG